A stretch of the Vigna radiata var. radiata cultivar VC1973A chromosome 7, Vradiata_ver6, whole genome shotgun sequence genome encodes the following:
- the LOC106767051 gene encoding cytochrome c oxidase subunit 6b-2, whose amino-acid sequence MAEIELKTAPADFRFPTTNQTRHCFTRYIEFHRCLAAKGDNSGECEKFAKYYRSLCPGEWVERWNEQRENGTFPGPL is encoded by the exons ATGGCGGAG ATTGAACTAAAAACAGCACCAGCGGATTTTCGTTTTCCTACTACAAATCAAACCAGACACTGTTTCACCCGCTACATAGAGTTTCATAG ATGCCTGGCAGCAAAGGGTGATAACTCTGGTGAATGTGAGAAATTTGCTAAATACTACCGCTCCCTTTGCCCGGGTGAATGG GTTGAAAGGTGGAATGAACAGAGGGAGAATGGGACTTTTCCAGGACCACTTTGA